Proteins from a single region of Erythrobacter sp.:
- the ccoS gene encoding cbb3-type cytochrome oxidase assembly protein CcoS → MTGLALLIPIALGMGLMGLAAFFWSMRDGQYEDMDGAASRILIEEDEL, encoded by the coding sequence ATGACCGGTCTTGCGCTCCTCATCCCGATTGCGCTGGGCATGGGCCTGATGGGTCTTGCCGCCTTCTTCTGGTCGATGCGCGACGGGCAATATGAAGACATGGACGGGGCTGCGAGCCGCATCCTGATCGAGGAGGACGAGCTGTGA
- the hemN gene encoding oxygen-independent coproporphyrinogen III oxidase — translation MWTYHPDLLAQPVPRYTSYPTAADFGELEEGTIERAIAGAVGDVSLYLHIPFCEKICFYCGCNTGASGKRARVETYLAALHQELATVASLLPQGAQVRRIAFGGGSPNAIEPQEFLALVDALHAHFPLYDPEWSIELDPRSLTPEWSHVARTAGITRASMGVQTFAPHCQKAIGREQSTAMICRSIDWLRSGGVTSLNFDLMYGLPQQTAEDLAESLEYTRKLGADRVAVFGYAHVPHLVPRQTMIPEDALPGAEARFAMAGQAHDVLTGHGYEAIGFDHFALPHDSMAKVTRAGALRRNFQGFTDDPADVLIGMGSSAISGFPGLFAQNDKHNGRYRTLSAEGRLSANHGFARSAEDALRGGVIEALLCRSEADLPARLLGEVQERLAPFTARGLAKLSGSRLQITHDGLPYARVIASLFDAYRAVTQRRFSSAI, via the coding sequence ATGTGGACCTATCACCCAGACCTCCTCGCCCAGCCGGTGCCGCGTTACACCAGCTATCCCACCGCCGCCGATTTCGGGGAGCTTGAAGAAGGCACCATCGAACGCGCCATCGCGGGCGCCGTCGGCGACGTCTCGCTCTATCTCCACATCCCCTTCTGCGAGAAGATCTGCTTCTACTGCGGCTGCAACACCGGGGCATCGGGCAAGCGCGCGCGGGTGGAGACCTATCTTGCCGCGCTGCATCAGGAACTCGCCACGGTCGCCAGCCTCCTGCCGCAGGGTGCACAGGTGCGGCGCATCGCATTTGGTGGAGGCAGCCCCAACGCGATCGAGCCGCAGGAATTTCTCGCGCTGGTGGACGCGCTCCACGCCCATTTTCCCCTATACGATCCCGAATGGTCGATCGAGCTCGATCCGCGCAGCCTCACCCCCGAATGGAGCCACGTGGCGCGCACTGCCGGGATCACCCGCGCCAGCATGGGGGTGCAGACCTTCGCGCCCCATTGCCAGAAGGCGATCGGCCGCGAGCAGTCCACCGCCATGATCTGCCGGAGCATCGACTGGCTGCGCAGCGGCGGGGTGACCTCGCTGAACTTCGATCTGATGTATGGCCTGCCGCAACAGACCGCGGAGGATCTCGCCGAAAGCCTCGAATACACGCGCAAGCTCGGCGCGGACCGGGTGGCGGTGTTTGGCTATGCCCATGTGCCCCATCTGGTGCCGCGCCAGACGATGATCCCCGAGGACGCTCTGCCCGGCGCTGAGGCACGCTTTGCCATGGCAGGGCAGGCGCATGACGTGCTGACCGGCCACGGCTACGAGGCGATCGGCTTTGATCACTTCGCCTTGCCCCATGACAGCATGGCCAAGGTCACCCGCGCAGGCGCGCTGCGCCGCAATTTCCAGGGCTTTACCGATGATCCGGCAGATGTGCTGATCGGCATGGGATCGAGCGCGATCAGCGGCTTTCCCGGCCTCTTCGCCCAGAACGACAAGCATAATGGCCGCTACCGCACCCTGTCTGCCGAAGGGCGCCTGTCGGCCAACCACGGCTTTGCCCGCTCGGCCGAGGATGCTTTGCGCGGCGGCGTGATCGAGGCGCTGTTGTGCCGCAGCGAGGCCGATTTGCCCGCGCGCCTGCTCGGCGAAGTGCAAGAGCGGCTCGCCCCCTTCACCGCCCGCGGGCTCGCCAAGCTGTCAGGCAGCCGCTTGCAAATCACGCATGACGGCCTGCCCTATGCCCGTGTCATCGCATCGCTGTTCGACGCCTATCGCGCCGTCACCCAGCGCCGTTTCAGCTCGGCGATCTGA
- a CDS encoding heavy metal translocating P-type ATPase translates to MNAPALLEAVEATPLATTRLTVPGMKCAGCIGKIERELLKTPGIAAARANLSAKRVALSHDPALGEDALVAALRDLGFEAQPVADNPLGADDAERKRLTRALGVAGFGMMNVMLLSVSVWSGADGATRGLFHWLSALIALPVIAYSGRPFFASAWMALSHRRTNMDVPISIGVILATCLSLYETITGGEHAFFDSAVMLLFFLLAGRTLDAAMRDRTRAGIGALLGRMGKSASVIGPDGTTRRVAAKDLAPGMLVLVAAGEALAADGEVVEGAGALDNAMLTGESAPQSVGPGSIVHAGAINLASPLRVRLTNVAEDTALAEIARAMDEAGQSRSTYVRIADRASRLYAPAVHSLAALAFAGWMVAGAGWHASLTIAIAVLIITCPCAMGLAVPATQVVASGALMKRGLLVKDGSALERLAECDIALLDKTGTLTLGTPRADVRGLDPQARSVALGLAQTSRHPLSRGLADSLRAEGVIPAPVTDVEEIGGAGLAGRWQGMAVALERPEDAGASLATRLRLGGAAQTITFADPLRTDAAETVAALRTLGLPASILSGDRAAPVADLAARLGLEARGEASPTAKLAVLEGLKARGHRPLMVGDGLNDGPALAAAHASIAPGTASDASQQAADAVFIGEGLMPVALAVRVARQTMRIVRQNFAFSIAYNLLAVPLALAGLVTPLVAAIAMSVSSLVVVANSLRLARSTRDGARA, encoded by the coding sequence GTGAACGCGCCCGCTCTTCTCGAAGCCGTTGAGGCCACCCCGCTCGCCACCACGCGGCTGACTGTGCCGGGAATGAAATGCGCCGGCTGCATCGGCAAAATCGAGCGCGAATTGCTTAAGACTCCCGGCATTGCCGCTGCCCGCGCCAATCTTTCGGCCAAGCGGGTGGCCTTGAGCCATGATCCGGCGCTGGGCGAGGATGCGCTGGTGGCAGCCCTGCGCGATCTGGGCTTCGAAGCGCAGCCCGTCGCCGACAATCCGCTGGGTGCCGACGATGCCGAACGCAAGCGCCTGACGCGGGCGCTGGGCGTCGCGGGCTTCGGGATGATGAATGTGATGCTGCTCTCGGTCAGCGTCTGGTCGGGCGCGGACGGGGCGACGCGGGGCCTGTTCCACTGGCTCTCGGCGCTGATCGCGCTGCCGGTGATCGCCTATTCGGGTCGCCCGTTCTTTGCCAGCGCATGGATGGCGCTGTCGCACCGGCGCACCAACATGGATGTGCCGATTTCGATCGGCGTGATTCTGGCCACCTGCCTCAGCCTCTACGAGACGATCACCGGCGGGGAGCACGCCTTCTTCGATTCTGCGGTGATGCTGCTGTTCTTCCTCCTCGCAGGCCGCACGCTCGATGCCGCGATGCGTGACAGGACGCGTGCGGGCATCGGCGCGCTGCTGGGCCGGATGGGCAAGAGCGCGAGCGTGATCGGCCCGGATGGCACCACCCGCCGGGTGGCGGCCAAGGATCTTGCTCCCGGAATGCTGGTGCTGGTCGCCGCCGGAGAGGCGCTCGCCGCCGATGGCGAGGTGGTGGAAGGCGCAGGCGCGCTCGACAATGCGATGCTCACCGGCGAGAGCGCGCCCCAGAGCGTGGGGCCGGGAAGCATCGTCCATGCAGGCGCGATCAATCTCGCCAGCCCGCTGCGGGTGCGCCTCACCAATGTGGCCGAGGATACCGCGCTCGCCGAAATCGCGCGGGCGATGGACGAAGCGGGGCAATCGCGCAGCACCTATGTGCGGATCGCGGATCGCGCCTCGCGGCTCTATGCGCCGGCCGTGCACAGCCTTGCCGCGCTCGCCTTTGCGGGATGGATGGTGGCAGGCGCGGGCTGGCACGCCTCGCTCACCATCGCGATTGCGGTGCTGATCATCACCTGCCCCTGCGCCATGGGCCTTGCCGTGCCCGCCACGCAGGTGGTGGCATCGGGCGCGCTGATGAAGCGCGGGCTCTTGGTGAAGGACGGCAGCGCGCTCGAACGCCTCGCCGAATGCGACATCGCGCTGCTCGACAAGACCGGCACGCTGACCCTCGGCACCCCGCGCGCCGATGTGCGCGGGCTTGACCCTCAGGCGCGCAGCGTCGCGCTTGGCCTTGCCCAGACCAGCCGCCACCCGCTGAGCCGAGGGCTTGCCGACAGCTTGCGGGCCGAGGGGGTCATCCCCGCTCCCGTCACGGATGTGGAGGAGATCGGCGGGGCGGGTCTGGCGGGGCGCTGGCAGGGCATGGCGGTTGCGCTGGAGCGGCCGGAGGATGCAGGCGCAAGTCTTGCCACGCGCCTGCGGCTCGGCGGCGCGGCGCAGACCATTACCTTTGCCGATCCGCTGCGCACCGATGCGGCAGAGACCGTTGCGGCCTTGCGCACCCTGGGCCTGCCGGCCTCGATCCTTTCGGGCGATCGCGCCGCGCCGGTTGCGGACCTCGCCGCAAGGCTCGGGCTTGAAGCGCGGGGCGAGGCGAGCCCCACGGCAAAGCTTGCCGTGCTGGAGGGCTTGAAGGCCAGGGGCCACCGCCCGCTGATGGTGGGGGACGGCCTCAATGATGGCCCCGCGCTCGCCGCCGCCCACGCCTCGATCGCGCCCGGCACGGCGTCGGATGCAAGCCAGCAGGCGGCCGACGCAGTGTTCATCGGCGAAGGGCTGATGCCGGTTGCGCTGGCGGTGCGGGTGGCGAGGCAAACGATGCGGATCGTGCGCCAGAACTTCGCCTTCTCGATTGCCTACAACCTGCTCGCCGTGCCGCTGGCGCTGGCGGGCCTCGTCACCCCGCTGGTGGCGGCGATTGCCATGTCGGTGAGTTCGCTGGTGGTGGTCGCCAATTCGCTGCGCCTTGCGCGAAGCACACGTGACGGGGCACGCGCATGA
- a CDS encoding CHAT domain-containing tetratricopeptide repeat protein has translation MAKGDDAPPKSGKRARCAAAGTVTCWAALAASLALATAAIPQHAYAQVATSGPTAAQRERLDAMFAAADALDEGADPAAYRRAFEDVLAYGRTLFPADHPELAWLEAELATADYLQGDVAGAEVRLARVASVLEAATAARPDEPQWRQRRMLVANAQVVMYLTLSAFDKATKLGEQVLEYRLEQARLQPENARAGTELSAAWSNLANAQIRNGETERAIASVREAIAINRRLDPIPVNAAPHFANLVTFLYASGRLEEAAEEGRRTQAILEGFLPERHPFLAVNLNTLARVLADLGRLDEAESVARKGLDLAYASFGESQQTLTYLATLAHILTLNGKTTEAEALARAATEKMTRDLGPEADRALLARDSLAQALLEGGNAAEAYAELTRVSAIRTARFPAHHRERIDGEDRLALAASAAGDPATARMVQQRAQQLRSGSGAADDTAALVGEARLSLFETLAGEAPAGLARARAAAARLDTRLGELEAGGARRSGLDLQLRRGFGWALEASAHAGDVEQSFILAQPVVEGAAGITARAAALRMAALDPAKAALLRERQDAALALQTLLDRQLRLAGLGAPADRLAALEAERAQAAQRFEQAARQLAEVAPELGQSEATERLTLQAAQALLGRDEALLMIAPGPQGLVVIAANGTEAAVVRHESGRRAAALVRHLRAGLEQPGSFDFSASAELRALLLPDAIARVIGKRQRVLVSAGGVFSSLPLSVLAAGTAERPRWLIADHTLVTLPSLATLRQPRRTDARARLRGYLALGAPLLGESPAVQLASAERARPFRSAENALRLADLPPLPAAEGELVALGKALGARQSLVLTGAEATEAALLSADLASIDVLALSTHGLVAGELDGLDEPALVLTPGGPDGGDGLLTMEEIMALRLDGAWVVLSACNTAAGSGTDGSGLAGLARAFLHAGARNLLVSHWAVRDDVAARLSTGTLTRYAKGSDPAEALQRAMLAMASGQNGELRDPALWAPFVFVGR, from the coding sequence ATGGCCAAGGGAGACGACGCGCCGCCGAAGTCCGGCAAGCGAGCCAGATGCGCCGCCGCAGGGACGGTCACATGCTGGGCAGCACTTGCCGCGAGCCTTGCGCTTGCCACGGCGGCTATTCCCCAGCACGCCTACGCACAGGTTGCGACATCCGGACCCACCGCCGCCCAGCGCGAACGGCTCGATGCGATGTTCGCCGCCGCCGATGCGCTCGACGAGGGGGCCGATCCTGCGGCCTATCGCCGCGCGTTCGAGGACGTGCTGGCCTATGGCCGGACGCTGTTTCCTGCCGATCACCCCGAACTGGCCTGGCTTGAAGCCGAACTGGCCACCGCCGATTATCTGCAAGGCGATGTGGCCGGCGCCGAAGTCCGGCTGGCACGCGTTGCCTCGGTGCTTGAAGCCGCCACCGCCGCGCGCCCGGACGAACCGCAATGGCGCCAGCGCCGAATGCTCGTCGCCAACGCGCAGGTGGTGATGTATCTGACGCTCAGCGCCTTCGACAAGGCCACTAAGCTGGGCGAGCAGGTGCTGGAATACCGGCTGGAGCAGGCCCGCCTGCAGCCAGAAAACGCACGGGCAGGCACCGAGCTGTCCGCCGCATGGTCCAACCTTGCCAATGCACAGATCCGCAATGGCGAGACCGAACGCGCCATTGCCAGCGTGCGCGAAGCGATCGCCATCAACCGCAGGCTTGACCCCATCCCGGTCAACGCCGCCCCGCATTTCGCCAATCTGGTCACCTTTCTCTATGCCTCCGGGCGGCTTGAGGAAGCCGCAGAGGAAGGGCGCCGGACCCAGGCGATCCTCGAAGGCTTCCTTCCCGAGCGCCATCCCTTCCTGGCCGTCAACCTCAACACCCTTGCTCGCGTGCTTGCCGATCTCGGCCGGCTTGACGAGGCGGAAAGCGTGGCCCGCAAGGGGCTCGACCTCGCCTATGCCAGCTTCGGCGAGAGCCAGCAGACGCTGACCTATCTGGCGACCCTCGCGCATATCCTGACGCTGAACGGCAAGACCACCGAGGCCGAGGCGCTGGCCCGCGCTGCAACCGAAAAGATGACGCGCGATCTCGGTCCTGAAGCCGACCGCGCGTTGCTGGCCCGCGACAGCCTGGCGCAGGCCTTGCTTGAAGGGGGCAATGCCGCCGAAGCCTATGCTGAACTGACCAGAGTGTCTGCCATTCGCACTGCGCGCTTCCCTGCACACCACCGCGAGCGGATCGACGGCGAGGACCGGCTCGCGCTCGCCGCTTCCGCGGCCGGCGATCCGGCCACAGCGCGCATGGTGCAGCAGCGCGCACAGCAATTGCGATCGGGCAGCGGCGCGGCTGACGACACCGCCGCTCTGGTGGGCGAGGCGCGGCTGTCCCTGTTCGAGACGCTGGCAGGAGAGGCCCCCGCCGGCCTTGCGCGCGCGCGGGCTGCGGCGGCGCGGCTCGACACGCGGCTCGGCGAGCTCGAGGCGGGCGGAGCGCGACGTTCCGGACTCGACCTGCAATTGCGCCGCGGCTTCGGCTGGGCGCTGGAGGCGAGCGCGCATGCGGGCGATGTGGAGCAATCCTTCATCCTCGCGCAGCCGGTGGTCGAGGGCGCGGCCGGAATCACAGCGCGGGCTGCCGCCTTGCGGATGGCTGCGCTTGATCCGGCCAAGGCCGCACTGCTGCGCGAACGGCAGGATGCCGCTTTGGCGTTGCAGACACTGCTCGACCGGCAATTGCGGCTGGCCGGGCTGGGGGCACCGGCGGATCGGCTGGCGGCGCTGGAGGCCGAGCGGGCGCAAGCTGCGCAGCGGTTCGAGCAGGCCGCGCGGCAGCTTGCCGAGGTTGCGCCCGAGCTGGGCCAGAGCGAGGCGACCGAGCGGCTGACGCTCCAAGCGGCGCAGGCCCTGCTCGGACGGGACGAGGCGCTGCTGATGATCGCGCCGGGGCCGCAGGGGCTGGTGGTGATCGCGGCCAACGGGACCGAGGCGGCGGTGGTGCGGCATGAATCGGGCCGCCGTGCCGCCGCGCTGGTGCGCCATCTGCGCGCCGGGCTGGAGCAACCGGGCAGCTTCGATTTTTCGGCCAGTGCCGAATTGCGCGCGCTGCTGCTACCCGATGCCATCGCCCGCGTTATCGGCAAGCGGCAGCGCGTGCTGGTGTCGGCAGGTGGGGTGTTCTCGTCATTGCCTCTGAGCGTTCTGGCGGCCGGCACGGCGGAGCGACCCCGCTGGCTGATCGCGGATCACACGCTGGTGACGCTGCCTTCGCTCGCGACCTTGCGCCAGCCGCGCCGGACCGACGCGCGGGCGCGCCTGCGCGGCTATCTGGCGCTGGGCGCGCCGCTCCTTGGGGAGAGCCCCGCGGTGCAACTGGCCAGCGCCGAGCGGGCGCGGCCGTTCCGCTCGGCAGAGAACGCGCTGCGGCTCGCCGATCTGCCGCCGCTACCCGCCGCAGAGGGAGAACTGGTCGCCCTTGGAAAGGCGCTGGGTGCGCGGCAAAGCCTCGTCCTGACCGGTGCCGAGGCAACCGAAGCCGCGCTGCTGAGCGCTGATCTGGCCAGCATCGATGTGTTGGCGCTCTCGACCCATGGTCTGGTCGCAGGCGAGCTTGACGGGCTGGACGAGCCTGCGCTGGTTCTGACACCAGGCGGCCCGGATGGCGGCGACGGCCTGCTGACCATGGAAGAAATCATGGCATTGCGCCTCGACGGAGCCTGGGTGGTGCTTTCGGCCTGCAACACGGCGGCCGGATCGGGGACCGACGGCAGCGGCCTTGCCGGGCTGGCACGGGCCTTCCTGCATGCCGGCGCGCGCAATTTGCTGGTATCGCACTGGGCCGTGCGCGATGATGTTGCGGCACGGCTGTCGACCGGAACGCTCACCCGCTATGCCAAGGGCAGCGATCCTGCCGAGGCGCTGCAACGCGCGATGCTGGCAATGGCGTCCGGACAGAATGGGGAACTGCGCGACCCGGCGCTATGGGCGCCGTTCGTGTTCGTCGGGCGGTAA
- the gdhA gene encoding NADP-specific glutamate dehydrogenase encodes MAVNDHVDLNGFMEGVKKRNPYQPEFVQAVQEVAEDIFEFMQDKEEYHSQQILRRIAEPDRVVSFRVCWEDDNGNIRVQRGWRVQNNNAIGPYKGGIRFHPSVTESVLKFLAFEQTFKNALTGLPMGGGKGGSNFNPKGKSVREIMRFCQSFMTELYRHIGADIDVPAGDIGVGGREIGFMFGQYKRITNNFTGVLTGKGLEWGGSLIRTEATGYGAVYFLENMLATKGENLEGKTAVISGSGNVATHAAEKIVQLGGKVLTLSDSGGFIHDPDGITQEKIDWVKTHKTHRRGRIEEYVEAFPKATFHAGKTPWGVPCDVALPCATQNELLGEDAKMLVANGCRAVSEGANMPTDLDGVHTFKHHKILYAPGKASNAGGVAVSGLEMSQNSERRSWKEEELQQMLKDIMSGIHNSCIQYGNQGGGYIDYVKGANIAGFKKVADAMLAFGVV; translated from the coding sequence ATGGCAGTTAACGATCACGTCGACTTGAACGGCTTCATGGAGGGCGTGAAGAAGCGCAATCCGTACCAGCCGGAATTCGTCCAGGCCGTTCAGGAAGTGGCCGAAGACATCTTCGAATTCATGCAGGACAAGGAGGAGTATCACTCCCAGCAGATCCTGCGCCGCATTGCCGAGCCGGACCGCGTGGTCTCTTTCCGCGTGTGCTGGGAGGACGATAACGGCAACATCCGCGTGCAGCGCGGCTGGCGCGTCCAGAACAACAACGCGATCGGCCCCTACAAGGGCGGCATCCGCTTCCACCCTTCGGTGACCGAATCGGTGCTGAAGTTCCTCGCCTTCGAGCAGACCTTCAAGAACGCGCTCACCGGCCTGCCGATGGGCGGCGGCAAGGGCGGCTCGAACTTCAATCCCAAGGGCAAGAGCGTGCGCGAGATCATGCGCTTCTGCCAGTCCTTCATGACCGAGCTCTATCGCCACATCGGCGCGGATATCGATGTGCCTGCGGGCGATATCGGCGTGGGCGGGCGCGAGATCGGCTTCATGTTCGGCCAGTACAAGCGCATCACCAACAACTTCACCGGCGTGCTGACCGGCAAGGGCCTCGAATGGGGCGGCTCGCTGATCCGCACCGAGGCGACCGGCTATGGCGCGGTCTATTTCCTCGAGAACATGCTCGCCACCAAGGGCGAGAACCTTGAGGGCAAGACCGCCGTCATCTCGGGCTCGGGCAACGTTGCGACCCACGCGGCGGAAAAGATCGTGCAGCTGGGCGGCAAGGTGCTGACCCTGTCGGATTCGGGCGGGTTCATCCATGATCCCGACGGCATTACCCAGGAAAAGATCGACTGGGTGAAGACCCACAAAACCCACCGCCGCGGCCGGATCGAGGAATATGTCGAGGCCTTCCCCAAGGCGACCTTCCACGCGGGCAAGACCCCGTGGGGCGTGCCCTGCGATGTGGCGCTTCCCTGCGCCACGCAGAACGAACTGCTGGGCGAGGATGCCAAGATGCTGGTGGCCAATGGCTGCCGCGCAGTCTCGGAAGGCGCCAACATGCCGACCGACCTCGACGGCGTGCACACCTTCAAGCACCACAAGATCCTCTACGCTCCGGGCAAGGCCTCGAACGCAGGCGGCGTTGCCGTTTCCGGCCTCGAAATGAGCCAGAACTCCGAACGCCGTTCGTGGAAGGAGGAGGAATTGCAGCAGATGCTCAAGGACATCATGTCGGGCATCCACAATTCCTGCATCCAGTACGGCAATCAGGGCGGCGGCTATATCGACTACGTGAAGGGCGCGAATATCGCGGGCTTCAAGAAGGTCGCCGACGCAATGCTGGCCTTCGGGGTGGTGTAA